The genomic interval GCGTCGTCCAGAGGCAGGCCGAATAACCCATAAAACAAGTCGAGAATGGCAGACCGACGGCGCGATGGCTGCTAGAATACGGGGTTTGGCAGCCTTACCGGAGCCCCTCATGAGCTGGAACCCCGCCCTAGAGCCTGTCTGCCCATCGGCCGACGATCTCGAACGCATTGAAACCGTCATTGTCCCGCGCTCGCGCGATCTCGGCGGGTTCGAGGTACGCCGCGCGCTGCCGTCGCCAAAGCGGCAAATGGTCGGGCCGTTCATCTTCTTTGACCACATGGGTCCGGCCGATTTCCTGACTGGCAACGGCATCGATGTGCGCCCGCATCCGCATATCGGGCTGGCGACGGTGACCTATCTCTATCGCGGCGAGTTCCAGCATCGCGACTCGCTCGGTACGGATCAGATGATCTACCCGGGCGAGGTCAACTGGATGATTGCCGGGCACGGCGTGACACATTCCGAGCGCACCAGTGACGAAACGCGCGCGCAACCGCACAAGCTGTTCGGCATCCAGACCTGGGTGGCGCTGCCGGAAGATTATGAAGAGACCGGCGCGGTCTTTGAGCATCACGGCAAGGAGGTGCTGCCCTATTTCGATGCCGAGGGGAAGAAGGTCCGGCTCATCATCGGCGCGGCCTATGGCAAGCGCGCGCCGGTCAAGACGTTTTCGGAGATGTTCTACGCCGACGCGGCGCTCGATTCCGGCGTGCTGCTGCCGCTGCCAGACAACCACGAGGACCGCGGCGTCTATGTCGTTGAAGGCTCCATCGAGGTCGGCGGTGATACCTTCGAAAACGGGCGCATGATGGTGTTCCGCCCCGGCGACCGGATCAGCGTAAAGGCCGGACCGCAGGGAGCGCGGCTGATTTTGCTGGGCGGAGAGACGCTGAACGGGCCGCGCTACATCTGGTGGAATTTTGTCGCGTCGTCCCGAGAAAAGATCGAGCACGCGAAGCGCGCCTGGGCCGAGGGCGACTGGGCGCATGGGCGCTTTCAGCTGCCGCCGGGCGATGCCGAGGAATTCATCCCGCTACCCGAATGAGGGGGCCATGACGATCATTCAGCCGAGCACAATGGTTCAGCGCGCGCGCCAGCACTGGCGTTATGACGGGAGCGCGCGTCCGCCCTTCGCCGAGGAACCGGGGGCGGATCAGGAATCAGTGTGGGATTATCCGCGTCCGCCGCGAATCGAGCCGACGGACAAGCCTCTGCGCGTCATGCTGGGCGAAAAGGAGCTGGCGCGCACGACGCGCGGGATGCGCGTGCTGGAGACGGCGGGGGCACCGACGTTGTACTTTCCCCCGGAGGACGTGACGACTGAACGGCTGTGTCATACCGGCCGCAGCTATCACTGCGAGTGGAAAGGCATCTCGAAGGAGCTTGCCGCCGACGGCGTCGATCCCGCGGGCTGGGTGTTGACGCAGGCCTATCCAGAATTTCGCGAGCTGCTCGGCTGGTATGCCTTCTATCCGCAGGAGCTGGCTTGTTTTGTCGGTGAGGAGCGCGCGGGCAGCCAGCCCGGCGGCTATTACGGCGGCTGGGTCACGGCGGACATTGTCGGGCCAATCAAGGGCGCGCCAGGCAGTGAAAGCTGGTGAGCGCGGCGCCGCCGTCATACAAGATACACGGCTTCCGGTCATAGTGTCGGCGAATCCGGTTTCGGGGAGAAATGCCATTGTCCGGCATCTGGGAGGCCGTGCTCGTTTTCGTACGCGATCACGAGAGTTATCTGCTGCCGATCGCCTTTCTGATCTGCATGGCCGAGTCAGTGATCGTCGTCTCGCTTTTCGTGCCGAGCACGATCATCCTGCTGGCTTCCTCGACCCTGCTTGGTGCAAGCGGCGTCGGCATCGCCACGCTATGGATTGCCGCCGGCCTTGGCGCAGCTCTGGGTGACTGGGTCTCTTACGGGCTTGGCCGGGTCACCTACCGCCGCCTGCATCATCGTTGGCCGTTTTACCAGAACCGCAGGACGATCGCGCGCGGGCGACTGTTCTTTGCGCAATGGGGCTGGGCAAGCCTGTTTCTGGCGCGGTTCATGGGGCCGCTGCGCTCGTTCACGCCGCTGGTCGCCGGGATTTGCCGGATGCCGCTTTTGCCTTTTGCGCTGGCCAGCGTGGCCTCGGCCTTTATCTGGGCGGCGGCGGTGCTGGCGCCGACCGGGATCGGGGCGGGCTTCCTGTTGGGCCGGTGAGGGGCGGGGTGCGATCACCCCGCCCGCAAAGGCTTAGTTGAGGACGCGAACATCCACGATCTTGCCATCCTGGATTTCCCAGTGGCCGATTGTGCCCGGCACGTCGCCGTTCTTGTCGAAGTCGACGGAGCCTGAGGCGCCTTCGTAGTTGATGTCCTGGCCGTCAGCCAGAAGTTTCACGGCCTTCTGCCACTCGCCCGGCAGGATCGTCTCGCCCGGCGCGTTGGCGACGTCGCGCAGATTGTCGCGGATCGCTTCCGGGTCGCTCGAACCGGCCTTCTGCGCTGCCAGCGCGATGACCATTGCCGCATCATAGGCGGTGTCGTAGTACGGCTTCGGCGGCAGATCGCCATATTCCGCAGTGTAGGCTTCCCGGAAGACGCGCAGGCCCTCGGTATCCTTCGCCTGCGGGACCGTACCGAATGCGCCGTTCAGGAACTGCGCGCCGACCCGCTCGATGATCTCCGGCGCCTTCATGCCGTCGGTGAAAATGAACTTGTCGAGATAGCCGCCTTCAAGTGACTGGCGGAGTATCACGCTGCCGCTTTCCGGATAACCGATCAGCACCAGCGCCTCGGCGCCGCCGCCGGCCGCCTGCTGCAACTCGCCGCGATAGGACGCCTGCCCCTGCTCGAATGCGATGGACGCGGAAACTTCGCCCTCAAACGCCTCGGCAAAGGCATCGGCAAGGCCCTGTCCGTAGTCGTTGTTCACATACAGGATGCTAACGTTCGAAAAACCCTTTTCCTGCACCAGCTTAGCCAGCTCGACGCCCTGATAGGCGTCCGACGGCACGGAGCGGAACAGGAAGTCGTTGTCCTGCAGTTTGGTGATCGTGGGCGACGTAGACGCGTTGGAAATCTGCGGAACGCCCTCGCGGCTGGTGACGGTCTTGGCGACCGGGATTGTCACGCCCGAGGAAAGCGCGCCAACGATGGCGTGAACACCGTCAACGTTGATCAGCTTCTGCGCCGCATCGACGCCGGCCTGCGGCTTCGTCTGCGTGTCGGCGATGACGATTTCGACCTCCTCGCCGTTCACTCCGCCGGCTGCGTTGATCTGCTTGACGGCGAACTGGACGCCGGTAACGTCTGCCTCGCCGTAGGCCTGCAGATCGCCCGTCATCGGCATCAGCGCGCCGATCTTCAGCGATTCGGCCTGCGCCGGTGCCGCCAGCGCAACGCCGAAGGCCGCCGCAGCAAGCGCCTGAAAGAAACGTGTCCTCATGCTTTCACCTCCCTTCGTGTCTCCCCAGAACGGGGTCGAACAGCGCGCGAACGTTACCACGACCTTTCAAATTGAGCCAGAAAGCGCGTTTTCAATCGGAACGAGTCCAAGCCCCCGACGTCAGCCCGGGGAAGCACAGCGTCCTTGCCACCCGTTGCAATCCCGCGCCGTTTGTTTCATGGATCACCCGCGTCGCTTCGGGCATGGACATTCAGCGCATTTTCATATTGAACCTTTCCGGGGCGCAAGCGTGCACGGCAGGCAGGGGCATATCGCGTGATTGTCGTCGAGAACGTGTCAAAGGCCTTCGGCGGGCTGAAGGCGGTGCATGACTGTTCGCTGGAGGTCGCGGACGGCTCCATTACCGGGCTGATCGGGCCGAATGGCGCGGGCAAGTCGACGCTGTTCGGCATCATCGCCGGGTTCATCCGACCGGACTCCGGCCGCATCCTGCTTGATGGGCGCGACATCACCGGCGTAAAGCCCCACCGGCTATTTCATCTGGGGCTGATCCGTACCTTCCAGATCCCGCACGAATTTAGTCGCATGACAGTGCGCGAAAACCTGATGCTCGTTCCGGCGGCGCAGAAGGGCGAGAGCCTCGTGACCTCGTGGCTCCGCTGGGGCGCTGTCTGGCAGCAGGAGGTAGAGATCGCCGACAAGGCGGACGAGGTGCTCGACTTTCTCCAGCTTGCCCATCTGGCCGATGAGCTTGCGGGGCGGCTTTCGGGTGGTCAGAAGAAGCTGCTCGACATCGGCCGCGCCATGATGACCGACGCGAAGGTCGTGCTGCTCGACGAGCCGGGTGCGGGCGTAAACCGCACTTTGCTGGCGCAGATCGTCGAGACGATC from Dichotomicrobium thermohalophilum carries:
- a CDS encoding DedA family protein; this encodes MSGIWEAVLVFVRDHESYLLPIAFLICMAESVIVVSLFVPSTIILLASSTLLGASGVGIATLWIAAGLGAALGDWVSYGLGRVTYRRLHHRWPFYQNRRTIARGRLFFAQWGWASLFLARFMGPLRSFTPLVAGICRMPLLPFALASVASAFIWAAAVLAPTGIGAGFLLGR
- a CDS encoding ABC transporter substrate-binding protein, with the translated sequence MRTRFFQALAAAAFGVALAAPAQAESLKIGALMPMTGDLQAYGEADVTGVQFAVKQINAAGGVNGEEVEIVIADTQTKPQAGVDAAQKLINVDGVHAIVGALSSGVTIPVAKTVTSREGVPQISNASTSPTITKLQDNDFLFRSVPSDAYQGVELAKLVQEKGFSNVSILYVNNDYGQGLADAFAEAFEGEVSASIAFEQGQASYRGELQQAAGGGAEALVLIGYPESGSVILRQSLEGGYLDKFIFTDGMKAPEIIERVGAQFLNGAFGTVPQAKDTEGLRVFREAYTAEYGDLPPKPYYDTAYDAAMVIALAAQKAGSSDPEAIRDNLRDVANAPGETILPGEWQKAVKLLADGQDINYEGASGSVDFDKNGDVPGTIGHWEIQDGKIVDVRVLN
- a CDS encoding pirin family protein, with amino-acid sequence MSWNPALEPVCPSADDLERIETVIVPRSRDLGGFEVRRALPSPKRQMVGPFIFFDHMGPADFLTGNGIDVRPHPHIGLATVTYLYRGEFQHRDSLGTDQMIYPGEVNWMIAGHGVTHSERTSDETRAQPHKLFGIQTWVALPEDYEETGAVFEHHGKEVLPYFDAEGKKVRLIIGAAYGKRAPVKTFSEMFYADAALDSGVLLPLPDNHEDRGVYVVEGSIEVGGDTFENGRMMVFRPGDRISVKAGPQGARLILLGGETLNGPRYIWWNFVASSREKIEHAKRAWAEGDWAHGRFQLPPGDAEEFIPLPE
- a CDS encoding ABC transporter ATP-binding protein, with the protein product MIVVENVSKAFGGLKAVHDCSLEVADGSITGLIGPNGAGKSTLFGIIAGFIRPDSGRILLDGRDITGVKPHRLFHLGLIRTFQIPHEFSRMTVRENLMLVPAAQKGESLVTSWLRWGAVWQQEVEIADKADEVLDFLQLAHLADELAGRLSGGQKKLLDIGRAMMTDAKVVLLDEPGAGVNRTLLAQIVETIRRLNRERGYTFCLIEHDMDMIAELCDPVICMAQGTVLAKGTMEEIRANEAVREAYLGHTEPA
- a CDS encoding DUF427 domain-containing protein, whose product is MTIIQPSTMVQRARQHWRYDGSARPPFAEEPGADQESVWDYPRPPRIEPTDKPLRVMLGEKELARTTRGMRVLETAGAPTLYFPPEDVTTERLCHTGRSYHCEWKGISKELAADGVDPAGWVLTQAYPEFRELLGWYAFYPQELACFVGEERAGSQPGGYYGGWVTADIVGPIKGAPGSESW